One segment of Drosophila ananassae strain 14024-0371.13 chromosome 3R, ASM1763931v2, whole genome shotgun sequence DNA contains the following:
- the LOC123257434 gene encoding uncharacterized protein LOC123257434, translating to MKRTLDGMGRQRRHIVVITSIATVTATELEAGGCHSDSRTTQRQGQPRSKCRAKQIPQAICWGSLGQGARELVFGGYAKSSKNEQKRGLQLSRNEAGNTLEKTING from the exons ATGAAGCGGACTCTGGACGGGATGGGACGACAAAGACGCCACATCGTCGTCATCACCAGCATTGCCACCGTCACCGCCACCGAGTTGGAGGCAGGCGGCTGCCATTCAGACAGCCGAACAACACAGCGTCAGGGCCAGCCAAGGAGCAAATGTCGTGCCAAACAAATACCTCAAGCGATCTGTTGGGGATCGTTGGGACAGGGAGCGAGGGAACTGGTTTTTGGCGGCTACGCGAAGTCCAGCAAAAACGAGCAAAAAAGGGGTCTCCAATTGAGTCGCAACGAAGCGGGGAACACCTTAGAAAAAACAA TAAACGGATGA
- the LOC6498336 gene encoding zinc finger protein 436 encodes MFISEPEDFLASSASSCRLCHREASIDSPNIFDSSPKFCKDMSIADVCQRLWDVQYERHEFLSEHICPNCVEIMEDANEQRRGMQEREQALQQQLISLLKKDAMYRPGLNGNPGNFEAEEGRIIVDVDPEKLSETSEDEFLLGSDADYDEDDEEDEDEDFDEDDEEDGQHGDDADMPLGMDAAQMAIMDMKTAGANDDANPGGPRPKRAFLCQYCDVGFTLPSECQQHELSAHDPNAPYSCAYCNLCLVTRPALISHIKTLHDPDRPYVCAQCRKGFVRRSDLKKHTIVHTGVRPYTCNVCSKSFSRNTNLTKHVRIHSGVKPFVCQQCPRSFQTAVEMMKHSRSHSEVKPFQCGRCSYSFSRKDKLLAHQQVHTRRDVEQQQQQMGGLPPMEGDLAQYQQFHQQPIQVKPKPPMQPKSSRSFRCDICDRVFQRERDLQRHRALHMDSLFACKICNMGFNRREQLQRHELEAHGPSYTCSICCISFLHQVELENHLKVHQLQHKMVQSAQQAINAAAVMPHKVMDQAPVPIMAPVVQEPMPMRPSAAELSFYSNMIPTMNLGFYSETRPEE; translated from the exons GACATGAGCATTGCCGACGTTTGCCAGCGTCTTTGGGATGTCCAG TATGAACGTCACGAGTTTTTGTCGGAGCACATTTGCCCAAATTGTGTTGAGATAATGGAGGATGCAAACGAGCAACGTCGTGGAATGCAGGAGCGGGAACAGGCGCTACAGCAACAACTAATATCTCTCCTTAAGAAGGACGCCATGTATCGTCCAGGCTTGAATGGCAATCCAGGCAATTTCGAAGCAGAAGAGGGCCGTATTATCGTTGATGTGGATCCAGAAAAGCTATCAGAGACGAGTGAGGACGAGTTTCTGCTTGGATCTGACGCTGATTATGACGAGGATGATGAAGAGGATGAGGACGAGGATTTTGACGAGGATGATGAGGAGGACGGCCAGCACGGCGACGATGCAGACATGCCGTTGGGTATGGATGCGGCTCAAATGGCGATTATGGATATGAAGACAGCGGGAGCCAATGACGATGCTAACCCAGGTGGACCACGGCCTAAGAGGGCTTTCCTGTGCCAATATTGCGACGTGGGTTTCACTCTGCCGTCCGAATGCCAGCAGCACGAACTAAGCGCCCACGACCCCAACGCACCATATTCCTGCGCCTACTGCAATCTGTGTCTGGTAACGCGACCCGCTCTGATCTCGCACATTAAGACGTTGCACGATCCGGATCGTCCTTATGTGTGTGCTCAATGCCGCAAAGGATTTGTCCGACGCTCAGATCTTAAGAAGCATACAATTGTTCATACTGGCGTGCGACCTTACACCTGCAACGTGTGCTCCAAGAGTTTCTCGCGCAACACTAACTTGACCAAGCACGTGCGCATCCATAGCGGTGTGAAGCCGTTCGTCTGCCAACAGTGTCCTCGCTCCTTCCAGACGGCAGTCGAAATGATGAAACACTCACGCTCGCACTCCGAAGTGAAACCCTTCCAATGTGGTCGTTGTTCCTACTCGTTCTCTCGCAAGGATAAGTTGTTGGCCCACCAACAGGTCCACACTCGGCGGGATGtggaacagcaacagcagcagatgGGAGGTCTTCCGCCAATGGAGGGCGATTTGGCTCAGTACCAACAATTTCACCAGCAACCTATCCAAGTGAAGCCAAAGCCTCCTATGCAACCTAAATCCTCCCGAAGTTTCCGATGCGATATCTGTGACAGGGTGTTCCAGCGGGAGCGGGACTTGCAGCGTCATAGAGCTCTCCATATGGACTCACTGTTTGCTTGCAAGATCTGCAATATGGGATTTAATCGACGGGAGCAGCTGCAGCGTCACGAATTGGAAGCCCATGGACCCAGCTACACGTGTAGCATTTGCTGCATCAGTTTCCTTCATCAGGTGGAACTAGAGAATCACTTGAAGGTACATCAACTGCAGCACAAAATGGTCCAGAGTGCCCAACAAGCCATCAATGCGGCCGCTGTCATGCCACACAAAGTAATGGATCAAGCTCCAGTGCCAATAATGGCCCCTGTAGTGCAGGAGCCGATGCCAATGCGTCCCTCGGCAGCCGAACTTTCTTTCTATAGCAACATGATACCCACTATGAACTTGGGTTTCTACAGCGAAACGCGTCCCGAAGAATAA